Proteins encoded together in one Meles meles chromosome 7, mMelMel3.1 paternal haplotype, whole genome shotgun sequence window:
- the MCHR1 gene encoding melanin-concentrating hormone receptor 1 encodes MCICFRMLMCLGDVSGSRGRREWGEKRGLEAADAATAPGRPPSGLRGSCSGTGGRRCRSLRGWTGEQAPGSGRMDLGASLLPTGPNASNTSDGSDNLTSAGPPPRGGSVSYINIIMPSVFGTICLLGIIGNSTVIFAVVKKSKLHWCSNVPDIFIVNLSVADLLFLLGMPFMIHQLMGNGVWHFGETMCTLITAMDANSQFTSTYILTAMAIDRYLATVHPISSTKFRKPSVATLVICLLWALSFISITPVWLYARLIPFPGGTVGCGIRLPNPDTDLYWFTLYQFFLAFALPFVVITAAYVRILQRMTSSVAPASQRSIRLRTKRVTRTAIAICLVFFVCWAPYYVLQLTQLSISRPTLTFVYLYNAAISLGYANSCLNPFVYIVLCETFRKRLVLSVKPAAQGQLRVVSNAQTADEERTESKGT; translated from the exons ATGTGCATCTGCTTCCGAATGTTAATGTGTCTAGGTGATGTCAGTGGGAGCCGGggaaggagggagtggggagagaagcgGGGCTTGGAGGCGGCAGACGCTGCCACAGCGCCAGGAAGACCCCCTTCCGGACTGCGGGGCTCGTGCTCCGGGACGGGCGGGCGGCGCTGCCGCAGCCTGCGTGGGTGGACGGGCGAGCAGGCGCCGGGCAGCGGCAGGATGGACCTGGGAGCCTCGCTGCTGCCCACTGGCCCCAATGCCAGCAACACCTCGGATGGCTCCGATAACCTCACCTCGGCCG GGCCACCTCCTCGCGGAGGGAGTGTCTCCTACATCAACATCATCATGCCTTCCGTGTTTGGCACCATCTGCCTCCTGGGCATCATCGGGAACTCCACGGTCATCTTCGCAGTGGTGAAGAAGTCCAAACTGCACTGGTGCAGCAACGTCCCCGACATCTTCATCGTCAACCTCTCGGTGGCggacctcctcttcctcctgggcaTGCCCTTCATGATCCATCAGCTCATGGGCAATGGCGTCTGGCACTTTGGAGAAACCATGTGCACACTGATCACGGCCATGGACGCCAACAGTCAGTTCACGAGCACCTACATCCTGACGGCCATGGCCATTGACCGCTACCTGGCCACTGTCCACCCCATCTCTTCCACCAAGTTCCGGAAGCCCTCTGTGGCCACCCTGGTGATCTGCCTCCTGTGGGCCCTCTCCTTCATCAGCATCACCCCGGTGTGGCTCTACGCTAGGCTCATCCCCTTCCCGGGGGGCACGGTGGGCTGCGGCATCCGCCTGCCCAACCCAGACACTGACCTTTACTGGTTCACCCTCTACCAGTTCTTCCTGGCCTTTGCCCTGCCCTTCGTGGTCATCACTGCCGCGTACGTGAGGATCCTGCAGCGCATGACGTCCTCCGTAGCTCCTGCCTCTCAACGCAGCATCCGGCTGCGGACCAAGAGGGTGACTCGTACGGCCATCGCCATCTGCCTGGTCTTCTTTGTGTGCTGGGCTCCCTACTATGTGCTCCAGCTGACCCAGTTGTCCATCAGCCGCCCAACCCTCACCTTTGTCTACCTGTACAACGCCGCCATCAGCCTGGGCTATGCCAACAGCTGCCTCAACCCCTTTGTATACATCGTGCTCTGTGAGACATTCCGCAAACGCTTGGTCCTGTCGGTGAAGCCTGCCGCCCAGGGGCAGCTCCGAGTCGTCAGCAATGCCCAGACAGCCGATGAGGAGAGGACAGAAAGCAAAGGCACCTGA